The Paenibacillus sp. YPG26 genome includes a window with the following:
- a CDS encoding HAMP domain-containing sensor histidine kinase: MIRRRLTIRFAVQLAVAGSLLAVLAVIIVIWMLARFQDIEFNRNFAPLGISKLIEESSIDSKGLIADPVLLQRLREDGGWLQSLDAEGHVIQSFNAPHDLPSRYVPGQLMDYWIGGEPFPYKLGLWIQEKEGHLYTLLYGARSPTEDLLVRLIDDGELKNQSLSFSESSSSLLTQRKAWVQVLSREGKQIAAWGKPAYAPESYTLQELAMRSFEQVRYGAVMDSSYDKRTGLTWVIQYPMENSEIEPLPILNVPPEAQVMILGIAAFLLCSLLVFIFLSAWYAKRFGTPILHILGSIERLGMGDYTDPAPMKRGSGRKSRSRGYRVFSEVMESIGNLTTALRTGRDTAEQTQLHREEWIAGVTHDLKTPLSSVQGYAHMLAAEQYSWSEEEMRKFAAIILEKTYYMDKLINDLGLTYRLKNGDIPVSFEEKDIGVLLTDCVTRTAEHPAYDPSRVQCTVPAEPVVLAVYQPWLERIIGNIVANSLNHNPPGTTMHIELSGSSPLGGVRIDFRDNGQGMDGQTIERLFERYYRGLSTDSEIEGSGLGMAVTKELVQAMGGRIEVRSSPGQGTVVSLIWDR, from the coding sequence ATGATCCGCAGACGATTAACCATAAGGTTCGCCGTCCAGCTTGCTGTGGCGGGCTCCCTGCTGGCTGTACTGGCAGTAATTATCGTGATCTGGATGCTGGCCCGGTTCCAGGACATTGAATTCAACCGGAATTTTGCTCCACTGGGAATCTCGAAGCTGATTGAGGAATCCAGCATTGATTCAAAGGGGCTCATTGCAGACCCCGTTCTATTGCAGCGGCTGCGCGAAGATGGGGGATGGCTGCAGAGCCTGGATGCGGAAGGACATGTTATCCAGTCCTTTAATGCTCCCCATGATCTGCCTTCACGCTATGTTCCCGGACAGCTGATGGACTATTGGATCGGTGGTGAGCCGTTCCCCTATAAGCTGGGCCTGTGGATCCAGGAAAAGGAGGGGCATCTATACACCCTGCTGTATGGCGCGAGGTCTCCAACCGAGGATTTGCTAGTGCGTCTTATTGATGATGGGGAGCTCAAGAATCAGAGTCTGTCTTTCTCCGAGAGCAGCAGTTCACTGTTAACCCAAAGAAAGGCATGGGTTCAAGTGCTAAGCCGGGAAGGAAAGCAGATAGCGGCTTGGGGAAAGCCTGCATACGCGCCTGAATCCTATACTTTACAGGAGCTGGCTATGAGATCCTTCGAGCAAGTCAGGTATGGTGCTGTAATGGATTCAAGTTATGACAAGAGGACGGGGCTAACCTGGGTCATCCAATATCCGATGGAGAACTCCGAGATAGAACCGCTCCCGATTCTGAATGTGCCGCCGGAAGCGCAGGTTATGATTCTGGGGATTGCCGCATTTCTCCTCTGTTCCCTGCTGGTCTTCATCTTCCTGTCAGCGTGGTATGCTAAGCGGTTCGGAACACCGATCCTCCATATTCTAGGCTCGATTGAACGGCTGGGAATGGGAGATTACACCGATCCTGCTCCGATGAAGAGGGGAAGCGGGAGGAAGAGCAGGAGCCGTGGTTATCGGGTGTTTAGTGAAGTGATGGAGTCGATTGGCAACCTGACTACGGCACTTCGGACGGGGCGGGATACAGCCGAACAGACACAGCTGCACAGGGAAGAGTGGATTGCGGGAGTTACCCATGATCTCAAGACACCCCTGTCCTCTGTTCAAGGCTACGCTCATATGCTGGCCGCCGAGCAGTACAGCTGGTCTGAGGAGGAGATGCGGAAGTTCGCGGCCATCATTCTGGAGAAGACCTACTATATGGACAAGCTCATCAATGATCTTGGGCTGACTTACCGGCTAAAGAACGGGGACATTCCTGTATCCTTCGAGGAGAAGGACATCGGGGTTCTGTTGACGGACTGTGTAACCCGGACCGCAGAGCATCCGGCCTATGATCCCAGCCGGGTTCAATGCACCGTACCTGCTGAGCCGGTTGTGTTGGCTGTCTATCAGCCGTGGCTGGAGCGCATAATCGGGAACATTGTAGCGAACTCGCTGAATCATAATCCTCCAGGTACAACCATGCATATAGAGCTGTCCGGGAGCAGCCCGCTTGGGGGAGTTCGCATTGATTTCAGGGACAACGGTCAAGGCATGGATGGGCAGACGATAGAGCGCTTGTTCGAGCGTTATTACAGGGGATTGAGTACGGATAGCGAGATAGAGGGCAGCGGCCTCGGCATGGCGGTGACAAAAGAATTGGTTCAAGCCATGGGCGGGCGAATCGAGGTACGCTCGAGCCCAGGGCAGGGGACCGTGGTAAGTCTGATCTGGGATAGATAA
- a CDS encoding DUF5316 family protein: protein MRRELYSLAGGIAAALVLGILSWVKGSDEFFLRAAGWVGSSALIIGAVISGIFLSGEQFRRSQANESRQDRKNRRTAAGILVLFSLPVLTAYMLVSFW from the coding sequence GTGAGACGCGAGTTATATAGTCTAGCAGGCGGGATAGCGGCAGCGTTAGTTCTTGGTATTCTATCCTGGGTTAAGGGAAGTGATGAATTCTTCTTGCGGGCTGCAGGTTGGGTTGGCTCTTCGGCATTGATCATCGGGGCTGTTATCTCAGGAATATTCTTAAGCGGAGAACAATTTAGACGTAGCCAAGCGAACGAGTCCAGGCAGGATAGAAAGAATAGAAGGACTGCGGCGGGCATCCTGGTTTTATTTAGCCTGCCTGTGCTGACAGCCTATATGCTGGTATCGTTCTGGTGA
- a CDS encoding alpha/beta hydrolase: MEYAESGEGTPTVILINGGSGPIEGWMKVYHDIADQTRVVAYNRLGVGGSDKPSTPQHGQAIVASLRQLLQKIGVRPPYILVGHSLGGFYANLFARQYAAEVAGVVLLESSHELDLAINQTQGPFIRGLNRLLGMFDSLSAHRKWNEVNYVEETTRQIAEAGPFPQIPLYVVSGGKKPPMMPESAFDTRQRNQLNLVGLSHQGQHIIAANSGHFPQFTEPELVKKAIADCIHAARNSWEASK, translated from the coding sequence ATGGAATATGCAGAGTCCGGCGAAGGAACCCCTACGGTTATCCTCATTAATGGAGGCAGCGGACCTATCGAGGGATGGATGAAGGTCTACCATGATATTGCCGATCAGACCCGCGTAGTGGCTTATAACCGGCTGGGCGTTGGCGGCAGCGACAAGCCGTCCACTCCCCAGCACGGGCAGGCCATCGTCGCTTCACTCAGGCAGCTGCTGCAAAAGATCGGAGTGCGCCCCCCTTATATTCTGGTTGGACACTCCCTGGGGGGATTCTATGCGAACTTGTTCGCCCGGCAATATGCGGCGGAGGTCGCCGGGGTCGTGCTGCTTGAATCCAGTCATGAGCTGGATCTGGCTATTAACCAGACCCAGGGGCCGTTCATCCGGGGCCTCAACCGGCTGCTCGGCATGTTCGACTCTCTATCCGCTCACCGCAAATGGAATGAGGTGAATTATGTTGAGGAGACAACGCGGCAGATCGCGGAGGCAGGTCCTTTTCCACAGATTCCCTTGTACGTGGTCTCCGGGGGGAAGAAGCCGCCAATGATGCCCGAAAGCGCCTTTGATACCCGACAAAGGAATCAGCTGAATCTGGTAGGATTAAGCCATCAAGGACAGCACATTATCGCGGCTAACAGCGGGCATTTCCCCCAGTTCACTGAACCCGAGCTTGTAAAAAAGGCCATCGCCGATTGTATTCATGCGGCCCGGAACTCTTGGGAAGCGTCTAAATAA
- a CDS encoding M23 family metallopeptidase: protein MNRNYADKFKYPGILAAPLLVAVLALGGCSTDKTGDREVQTVNQPQEADKNTTDRIGGKEIADQLLAGEYERLYAQFGESLKSVVTLKDFRAMGQSFTEGIASFKLLSSLRINGYESLVWNEPQGGKGLTAAIDGKGTIIGIQILDHPAHPETDAAYSKTKFNYPFQEDWLVYWGGHNRFLNYHYEHEQVRYAYDFLKVKNGYSYEGDPKLNTSYFAFDQPVLAPADGVVIAVTDGIPDNEPVGTMNEKQPAGNVVTIQHNSGEYSTLAHFKNGSIQVKKGDRVTAGQLLGKCGNSGNSSEPHIHFQVSAQSGKSMTTIPVSFKDGKKPIRADIVTGTNLNK from the coding sequence ATGAACAGGAACTATGCAGATAAGTTCAAGTACCCGGGAATTCTTGCTGCTCCCCTGCTTGTAGCTGTTCTGGCTCTGGGAGGCTGCAGTACGGACAAGACAGGAGATAGGGAGGTACAGACCGTGAATCAGCCCCAAGAGGCGGACAAGAATACTACGGACAGAATCGGTGGAAAAGAGATTGCGGATCAATTGCTCGCCGGTGAATACGAGCGCCTATACGCCCAATTTGGAGAATCGCTGAAGTCGGTTGTTACCCTCAAGGATTTTCGGGCAATGGGTCAATCCTTCACAGAAGGTATCGCCTCTTTCAAGCTGTTATCCAGCCTGCGGATTAATGGATACGAATCTCTGGTGTGGAACGAACCCCAGGGAGGAAAGGGGCTGACTGCGGCTATTGATGGAAAGGGCACAATAATCGGAATTCAGATCTTGGACCATCCCGCCCATCCCGAGACCGATGCTGCCTACTCCAAGACGAAATTTAATTACCCTTTCCAGGAGGATTGGCTGGTCTATTGGGGAGGTCATAACCGGTTTCTTAACTATCACTACGAACATGAACAAGTGCGATATGCCTACGATTTCTTGAAAGTGAAGAACGGTTACTCTTACGAGGGTGACCCGAAGCTTAACACAAGCTATTTCGCCTTCGATCAGCCTGTGCTGGCCCCAGCAGACGGGGTGGTGATTGCGGTTACTGACGGTATTCCCGATAACGAGCCAGTAGGCACCATGAATGAAAAGCAGCCCGCGGGCAATGTGGTTACCATCCAGCATAACAGTGGGGAATACAGCACCCTTGCCCACTTCAAGAACGGCTCGATTCAAGTAAAAAAAGGCGATAGGGTAACGGCTGGACAGCTTCTGGGGAAATGCGGCAACTCGGGGAATTCCTCTGAGCCGCACATTCACTTCCAGGTCTCCGCCCAATCCGGCAAATCGATGACCACCATACCTGTCTCCTTCAAGGACGGCAAAAAGCCCATTCGCGCTGACATTGTAACTGGGACGAACCTAAATAAATAG
- a CDS encoding PCYCGC motif-containing (lipo)protein, whose product MKYLYKLFLGSIVIIMLTTACSSKKEESHHAHVDTDLLETTSSSEVMPAFLSNQPDEVRSVYRLAAVAEDLLQWIPCYCGCGESQGHKSNFNCFIQEIKDDGSVIWTDHGTRCGVCLQIAVQSAQMKKQGASYPEIRSQIDETYKSGFGKPTDTPMPPA is encoded by the coding sequence TTGAAGTACTTGTACAAGTTGTTCCTAGGTTCTATTGTTATCATCATGCTTACCACCGCTTGTTCCTCCAAAAAAGAAGAATCTCACCACGCACATGTGGATACAGATCTTCTGGAAACAACCTCATCTTCAGAGGTGATGCCTGCATTCTTATCTAACCAGCCGGATGAAGTTCGCAGCGTGTATCGACTCGCAGCGGTCGCAGAGGATCTTCTCCAGTGGATACCTTGTTATTGCGGGTGCGGCGAAAGCCAAGGACATAAGAGCAATTTCAACTGCTTTATCCAGGAGATTAAGGATGATGGCTCGGTTATTTGGACGGATCATGGAACACGATGTGGGGTATGCTTACAGATTGCTGTTCAGTCGGCTCAAATGAAGAAGCAGGGAGCGTCATATCCCGAAATTCGCAGCCAGATTGATGAAACCTATAAATCAGGATTCGGTAAGCCGACAGATACACCAATGCCCCCTGCATAA
- a CDS encoding response regulator transcription factor, translating to MNDAKILIVDDERSIAEMMATVLRKEGFTHIDLVFDGEAALAACGQQRYEMILLDVMMPGLSGLEICPFIRQITDAPILFLTARTSDFDKLSGFAVGGDDYITKPFNPLEVVARIRAQLRRYTQAKPQSSQPAGIYNFGRFQVDESEATLTVEGSVSPCPALVFQLLLFLCKHPNRLFSKSELYRRVWGEELYHDDNTVMVHIHRIRERIERDPSKPEYLVNIRGMGYKLILPKGTT from the coding sequence ATGAATGATGCCAAGATTCTGATCGTGGATGATGAACGGTCAATTGCGGAAATGATGGCTACCGTGCTTCGTAAGGAAGGCTTCACCCATATTGATCTGGTATTTGATGGAGAAGCCGCGCTAGCCGCCTGTGGGCAGCAGCGGTATGAGATGATTCTGCTGGATGTCATGATGCCGGGTCTGAGCGGGCTGGAGATCTGCCCTTTCATACGACAGATCACGGATGCGCCGATCTTGTTCCTGACAGCCAGGACCTCGGATTTCGACAAGCTGTCGGGATTCGCTGTAGGCGGAGATGATTACATAACGAAGCCTTTCAACCCGCTGGAAGTGGTAGCTAGGATCCGGGCTCAGCTGCGGAGATACACACAGGCGAAGCCGCAGAGCAGCCAGCCTGCCGGGATCTATAACTTTGGCCGCTTTCAGGTGGATGAGTCGGAAGCCACGCTAACCGTGGAGGGGAGTGTCTCGCCATGTCCAGCACTGGTATTCCAGCTGTTGTTGTTCCTGTGCAAGCATCCCAACCGGCTGTTCAGCAAAAGTGAGCTCTATCGCCGCGTATGGGGAGAGGAGTTATATCATGATGATAACACCGTGATGGTCCATATCCACCGCATTCGCGAGAGGATTGAGAGAGACCCGTCGAAGCCCGAGTACCTGGTGAATATCAGGGGGATGGGCTACAAATTGATCCTGCCCAAGGGGACAACCTAG